In one window of Canis aureus isolate CA01 chromosome 25, VMU_Caureus_v.1.0, whole genome shotgun sequence DNA:
- the ZNF385A gene encoding zinc finger protein 385A isoform X3, with protein sequence MDPVQKAVLSHTFGGPLLKTKRPVISCNVCQIRFNSQSQAEAHYKGNRHARRVKGIEAAKTRGREPGAREPGDPAPPGGAPPNGDGAAARPVSMENGLGPAPGSPEKQPGSPSPPSIPETGQGTTKGEGGTPAPAALPGGSKEEEEKAKRLLYCALCKVAVNSLSQLEAHNKGTKHKTILEARSGLGPIKAYPRLGPPTPGEPEAPAQDRTFHCEICNVKVNSEVQLKQHISSRRHRDGVAGKPNPLLSRHKKPRGAAELAGTLTFSKELPKSLAGGLLPSPLAVAAVMAAAAGSPLSLRPAPAAPLLQGPPITHPLLHPAPGPIRTAHGPILFSPY encoded by the exons ATGGACCCTGTGCAGAAGGCCGTCCTGTCCCACACTTTCGGGGGGCCCCTGCTCAAGACCAAGCGGCCCGTCATCTCCTGCAACGTCTGTCAAATCCGCTTCAATTCCCAG agccaggctgaggcccacTACAAGGGCAATCGCCACGCCCGAAGAGTCAAAGGCATCGAGGCTGCCAAGACGCGAGGCAGGGAGCCCGGCGCCCGGGAACCCGGAGACCCAGCTCCCCCGGGCGGCGCCCCCCCAAACGGGGATGGTGCAGCGGCCCGTCCAG TTTCCATGGAGAATGGACTGGGTCCAGCCCCGGGATCCCCAGAGAAACAGCCTGGCTCCCCATCTCCTCCCAGCATTCCGGAGACTGGTCAGGGTACAACCAAGGGTGAAGGCGGGACTCCAGCCCCAGCTGCCCTGCCGGGGGGCagcaaggaagaagaggaaaaggccAAGCGGCTGCTCTACTGTGCTCTGTGCAAGGTGGCAGTGAACTCCCTGTCCCAGCTTGAGGCTCACAACAAAG GTACTAAGCACAAGACCATTCTGGAGGCCCGAAGTGGGCTGGGCCCCATCAAAGCTTACCCTCGCCTGGGGCCGCCCACTCCCGGGGAACCGGAGGCCCCTGCCCAGGACCGAACCTTCCACTGTGAGATCTGCAATGTCAAGGTCAACTCGGAGGTCCAGCTGAAACAG CACATTTCCAGCCGGCGGCACCGAGACGGCGTGGCCGGGAAGCCCAACCCGCTCCTGAGCCGTCACAAGAAGCCTAGGGGCGCGGCGGAGCTGGCG GGCACGCTGACTTTCTCCAAGGAGCTGCCCAAGTCCCTGGCGGGCGgcctgctccccagccccctgGCGGTGGCTGCGGTGATGGCAGCGGCCGCGGGCTCCCCGCTGTCcctgcgccccgccccggccgcgccTCTCCTCCAGGGACCGCCCATCACCCACCCCTTGCTCCACCCGGCCCCCGGGCCCATCCGAACTGCGCACGGACCCATCCTCTTCTCCCCCTACTGA
- the ZNF385A gene encoding zinc finger protein 385A isoform X1 — protein sequence MQPPLDLKQILPFPLEPAPTLGLFSNYSTMDPVQKAVLSHTFGGPLLKTKRPVISCNVCQIRFNSQSQAEAHYKGNRHARRVKGIEAAKTRGREPGAREPGDPAPPGGAPPNGDGAAARPVSMENGLGPAPGSPEKQPGSPSPPSIPETGQGTTKGEGGTPAPAALPGGSKEEEEKAKRLLYCALCKVAVNSLSQLEAHNKGTKHKTILEARSGLGPIKAYPRLGPPTPGEPEAPAQDRTFHCEICNVKVNSEVQLKQHISSRRHRDGVAGKPNPLLSRHKKPRGAAELAGTLTFSKELPKSLAGGLLPSPLAVAAVMAAAAGSPLSLRPAPAAPLLQGPPITHPLLHPAPGPIRTAHGPILFSPY from the exons ATGCAGCCCCCGCTGGACCTCAAGCAGATCCTGCCCTTCCCACTGGAGCCggcccccaccctgggcctctTCAGCAACTACAGCACT ATGGACCCTGTGCAGAAGGCCGTCCTGTCCCACACTTTCGGGGGGCCCCTGCTCAAGACCAAGCGGCCCGTCATCTCCTGCAACGTCTGTCAAATCCGCTTCAATTCCCAG agccaggctgaggcccacTACAAGGGCAATCGCCACGCCCGAAGAGTCAAAGGCATCGAGGCTGCCAAGACGCGAGGCAGGGAGCCCGGCGCCCGGGAACCCGGAGACCCAGCTCCCCCGGGCGGCGCCCCCCCAAACGGGGATGGTGCAGCGGCCCGTCCAG TTTCCATGGAGAATGGACTGGGTCCAGCCCCGGGATCCCCAGAGAAACAGCCTGGCTCCCCATCTCCTCCCAGCATTCCGGAGACTGGTCAGGGTACAACCAAGGGTGAAGGCGGGACTCCAGCCCCAGCTGCCCTGCCGGGGGGCagcaaggaagaagaggaaaaggccAAGCGGCTGCTCTACTGTGCTCTGTGCAAGGTGGCAGTGAACTCCCTGTCCCAGCTTGAGGCTCACAACAAAG GTACTAAGCACAAGACCATTCTGGAGGCCCGAAGTGGGCTGGGCCCCATCAAAGCTTACCCTCGCCTGGGGCCGCCCACTCCCGGGGAACCGGAGGCCCCTGCCCAGGACCGAACCTTCCACTGTGAGATCTGCAATGTCAAGGTCAACTCGGAGGTCCAGCTGAAACAG CACATTTCCAGCCGGCGGCACCGAGACGGCGTGGCCGGGAAGCCCAACCCGCTCCTGAGCCGTCACAAGAAGCCTAGGGGCGCGGCGGAGCTGGCG GGCACGCTGACTTTCTCCAAGGAGCTGCCCAAGTCCCTGGCGGGCGgcctgctccccagccccctgGCGGTGGCTGCGGTGATGGCAGCGGCCGCGGGCTCCCCGCTGTCcctgcgccccgccccggccgcgccTCTCCTCCAGGGACCGCCCATCACCCACCCCTTGCTCCACCCGGCCCCCGGGCCCATCCGAACTGCGCACGGACCCATCCTCTTCTCCCCCTACTGA
- the ZNF385A gene encoding zinc finger protein 385A isoform X2, which yields MILGSLSRAGPLPLLRQPPIMQPPLDLKQILPFPLEPAPTLGLFSNYSTMDPVQKAVLSHTFGGPLLKTKRPVISCNVCQIRFNSQSQAEAHYKGNRHARRVKGIEAAKTRGREPGAREPGDPAPPGGAPPNGDGAAARPVSMENGLGPAPGSPEKQPGSPSPPSIPETGQGTTKGEGGTPAPAALPGGSKEEEEKAKRLLYCALCKVAVNSLSQLEAHNKGTKHKTILEARSGLGPIKAYPRLGPPTPGEPEAPAQDRTFHCEICNVKVNSEVQLKQHISSRRHRDGVAGKPNPLLSRHKKPRGAAELAGTLTFSKELPKSLAGGLLPSPLAVAAVMAAAAGSPLSLRPAPAAPLLQGPPITHPLLHPAPGPIRTAHGPILFSPY from the exons GCAGCCTGAGCCGGGCagggcccctccctctgcttcggCAGCCCCCCATCATGCAGCCCCCGCTGGACCTCAAGCAGATCCTGCCCTTCCCACTGGAGCCggcccccaccctgggcctctTCAGCAACTACAGCACT ATGGACCCTGTGCAGAAGGCCGTCCTGTCCCACACTTTCGGGGGGCCCCTGCTCAAGACCAAGCGGCCCGTCATCTCCTGCAACGTCTGTCAAATCCGCTTCAATTCCCAG agccaggctgaggcccacTACAAGGGCAATCGCCACGCCCGAAGAGTCAAAGGCATCGAGGCTGCCAAGACGCGAGGCAGGGAGCCCGGCGCCCGGGAACCCGGAGACCCAGCTCCCCCGGGCGGCGCCCCCCCAAACGGGGATGGTGCAGCGGCCCGTCCAG TTTCCATGGAGAATGGACTGGGTCCAGCCCCGGGATCCCCAGAGAAACAGCCTGGCTCCCCATCTCCTCCCAGCATTCCGGAGACTGGTCAGGGTACAACCAAGGGTGAAGGCGGGACTCCAGCCCCAGCTGCCCTGCCGGGGGGCagcaaggaagaagaggaaaaggccAAGCGGCTGCTCTACTGTGCTCTGTGCAAGGTGGCAGTGAACTCCCTGTCCCAGCTTGAGGCTCACAACAAAG GTACTAAGCACAAGACCATTCTGGAGGCCCGAAGTGGGCTGGGCCCCATCAAAGCTTACCCTCGCCTGGGGCCGCCCACTCCCGGGGAACCGGAGGCCCCTGCCCAGGACCGAACCTTCCACTGTGAGATCTGCAATGTCAAGGTCAACTCGGAGGTCCAGCTGAAACAG CACATTTCCAGCCGGCGGCACCGAGACGGCGTGGCCGGGAAGCCCAACCCGCTCCTGAGCCGTCACAAGAAGCCTAGGGGCGCGGCGGAGCTGGCG GGCACGCTGACTTTCTCCAAGGAGCTGCCCAAGTCCCTGGCGGGCGgcctgctccccagccccctgGCGGTGGCTGCGGTGATGGCAGCGGCCGCGGGCTCCCCGCTGTCcctgcgccccgccccggccgcgccTCTCCTCCAGGGACCGCCCATCACCCACCCCTTGCTCCACCCGGCCCCCGGGCCCATCCGAACTGCGCACGGACCCATCCTCTTCTCCCCCTACTGA